CGCAGACCTAAGCCTTATCCGCTCCTGATGAAACATCGGAGAACGTTTCGCGAAATTTCCCATCGAAACCGATACTACAAAAACAGCGTCTTCGGTCCCAAATACCGCATTTCTTCGAAGCGCTAACTAACTGCCATTCGGATCAGATCCCTTTTTAGGTTGGGCTTAAACGCGCAGGACCTTTTTTCCTTAGGACATTGCGTCCTTCGCGGTTCAACAATCCTCGGAGTAGTTCCCAGAGTCTGTCCTACGCCCAGACGCCGGATCGCTCTTTTTCTTCAGCTTTCACTTGCGTAAATTAGATTTATCAGTAATTTCTGTATAGACAGAAATGATCACTGTGATGACCACCCTCAGTCCAGTTCAGCAAAAATTTATTCTCCATTGGGGGGAGATGGGGACCCGGTGGGGGATCAATCGGACGGTTGCGCAGATTCATGCCCTTCTCTTCATTTCCCCGCGGCCGCTTCACGCGGAGGAAATCACCCAAGTGCTGCAGGTGGCCCGGTCGAATGTCAGCACCAGCCTCAAGGAGCTCCAGGGCTGGGGCATTGTAAAACGAGTTCATGTGCTCGGCGATTCTCGCGACCATTTTGAGAGCATGAAGGATGTTTGGGAGATGTTTCGCGTGGTCCTGGATGAACGCAAGCGGCGCGAAATCGACCCGACGTTAGCCATACTCCGGCAATGCGTCGAAGAAGCCCGGAACGATAAGGAAACGGATCAATACACCGAGGCCAAGCTCGGGGAACTGGCGGAGTTCTTTGAAACGACCGGAGCCTGGTACTCTCACATCCGGCAATGGCCCACGCGTGCACTCACCAAATTTATGAAACTCGGGGACAAGGCGAGCAAACTGCTGGGACTCGGGGCCTGATGTAGCGGTCGGGCCTTTTTTTTATAGGTTAATTTCTGTGAATACAGAAATGACAAAAAATAACGATATGAAATCTCCTCAAGGCTGGGGCACCTACGACTGGATCTCGCGGAACCGCCTTTGGCTGTGCGCCGTGTGCCGTGCGGCCCCTCGGACCATGGATCGCTTCCGTTTCCGCGACTGGTTGATCGCGCTGCTCCTGCCTGTTTCCGCCATCCTTGTCACACGTCATTTACCTCCATGGGCCTTTATGTGGGGAACTGCCTTTGGCCTAGGGGCGGCCCTGAAGTGGCTGTGCTGGGTCGACGCCCGGATCCACGGAGCCCGTCCCTCGCCGAGCCGAGCGCTCGGGTGGTTCGTCGGCTGGGCAGGTCTGGACGGACGAGCTTTCCTGACCGATCACATTCGGCCACCACGTCCTGGAATCATGGAGTGGGTCACCGCTTCGCTGCCTGTGCTTGTAGGATTCGGTCTGGTTGTCGGTGCCTTCCCTGCACTTTTCCCCGCCCATCCCATCCTGGCGGTGTGGGTTGGAATGATCGGTTTTGCCGGCCTATTCCATTTCGGGGTGATTCGACTGATAGCTTTGGGGTGGCGCACCCTGGGCATCAACGCTCAGCCGATCATGCGTGCTCCGTTGCTCAGCACATCGCTGGCTGAGTTTTGGGGGCGGCGTTGGAATCTCGCTTTCAGCACTCCAGCGCGGCGGTTTCTATTTCTTCCCGTCGGGCGTCAGTGGGGAAATGGCCCCGCAATGCTTCTCGTTTTCCTAGGTTCCGGGCTTCTCCACGAATTGGTCATCTCGCTGCCCGCTGGCGCCGGCTATGGACGGCCGACAGCCTACTTTTTAATCCAAGCCGCCGGCGTGGCGTTTGAACGGACTCCCGCTGCTCGACGGATCGGCCTTCCTGGCAGGACCGGAGGGTGGCTCTATGCGGCCGTCTGGCTGATCGTGCCTCTGCCGCTGCTCTTTCCTGTCTGTTTCCTGAATTCGGTGATGACCCCGTTTCTTCATGTCCTCGCCGCGCTCTTCACCGGGGGTTTCAGATGAAAATAGAACTGATCCTACAACTGGCAGGCTTAGCGCATGCGGGAATCTTGAT
This genomic window from Verrucomicrobiales bacterium contains:
- a CDS encoding MarR family transcriptional regulator; this encodes MGTRWGINRTVAQIHALLFISPRPLHAEEITQVLQVARSNVSTSLKELQGWGIVKRVHVLGDSRDHFESMKDVWEMFRVVLDERKRREIDPTLAILRQCVEEARNDKETDQYTEAKLGELAEFFETTGAWYSHIRQWPTRALTKFMKLGDKASKLLGLGA